From the Etheostoma cragini isolate CJK2018 unplaced genomic scaffold, CSU_Ecrag_1.0 ScbMSFa_480, whole genome shotgun sequence genome, the window AGAAGAGCAGCTAATAGATGAAGAGCAGCTAATAGATGAAGAAGAGCAGATAATAGATGAAGAAGAGCAGATAATAGATGAAGAAGAGCAGATAATAGATGAAGAACAGCAGATAATAGATGAAGAACAGCAGCTAATAGATGAAGAAGAGCAGCTAATAGATGAAGAAGAGCAGCTAGTAGAGGAAGAAGAGCAGCTAATAGATGAAGAAGAGCAGCTAATAGATGGAGAAGAGcagataaagaagaagaaaagataatAGATGAAGAAGAGAAGCTCATATATGAAGAAGAGCAGATAATAGATGAAGAAGAGCAGATAATAGATGAAGAAGAGCAGATAATAGATGAAGAAGCGCAGATAATAGATGAAGAAGAACAGATAATATATGAAGAACAGATAATAGATGAAGAAGAGCAGATAATAGATGAAGAAGAGCGGATAGTAGATGAAGAAGAGCAGATAATAGATGAAGAAGAGCAGATAATGGATGAAGAAGAGCAGATAATAGATGAAGAAGAGCAGCTAATAGATGAAGAAGAGCAGATAATAGATGAAGAAGAGCAGATAATGGATGAAGAAGAGCAGCTAATAGATGAAGAAGAGCAGCTAATAGATAAAGAAGAGCAGCTAATAGATAAAGAAGAGCAGCTAAtagataaagaagaagaaaagataatAGATGAAGAAGAGAAGCTAATAGATGAAGAAGAGCAGCTAATAGATAAAGAGCAGCTAATAGATGAAAAAGAGCAGATAATAGATGAAGAAGAGCAGATAATGGATGAAGAATAGTAGATAATAGATGGAGAAGAGcagataaagaagaagaaaagataatAGATGAAGAAGAGAAGCTCATAGATAAAGAAGAGCAGataatagaagaagaagagcagataATAGATGAAGAAGCGCAGATAATAGATGAAGAAGAGCAGATAATAGATGAAGAAGAGCAGATAATAGATGAAGAACATGAGTCATTAGATCtgataaaatgttgtttttttactttcatttggcTCGGATTCTGAACCTTAAAATGGAAATCCCTGAACTGAAAACCAAATgctcaaattaattaattggaATAAGTAATGTCAACTTCAGAAGTTCTTACTTAAAACTGTTGAGTACCAGTAATATTTACTATCTTTTGAGTTCAGTTAACTCTTATTTTTTGATTCATATGAAGTTTAGTGAAGATGAAATACTATGTTTTTACacttgaggggggggggggcatcagtGCATGCATAGTTTGAGTTGGTATAATTAAAACTTTCATTTAACGGTATACCAAGAAACTGCAAGTTCATGTTACTCCAAATATTTAAGCTCTAACAACCTCAGACTTTTGAGTTGATAAAGTTAATTTTACTGCTTATTTATTCAGTGGAAAGAAAACTACTTTCTTAtagttttctgttatgttgaaagtgtaaatgatgaaataaaatctaactttttgagacacattatacgaatgtctaatctgtcttttgaaccttttggagatttttcatctttttttggcttctttatgaaCATTAACACACGTCTTTaccccgggggggggggacgtttGACCCCCCGTGTTAAGATGAATGTGACTCGCGGTGGATGAGTCTGAAGATTGGACGAGGACTCCTCAGAATAATAAAACACTGCCACGTCGGAAGAGACCAACCGGTTCCTGAATGCAACgccaacattttaatgtttcattgttCAGCTGTGACGACGCCCCAAATatgtaattataattataattaaatatataactaTAATTAAATATAGAATTAAATATagaattataattatatattccAAAACTAGGCTGGGCACACACCTC encodes:
- the LOC117941287 gene encoding LOW QUALITY PROTEIN: golgin subfamily A member 6-like protein 1 (The sequence of the model RefSeq protein was modified relative to this genomic sequence to represent the inferred CDS: deleted 2 bases in 1 codon), with the translated sequence VRFLPRGDGLDRRDRSGLVQVWSLLVAPNGLLNEAGDNGIATVVGSGSKMFEKLEQQIDEEEQLIDEEQLIDEEEQIIDEEEQIIDEEEQIIDEEQQIIDEEQQLIDEEEQLIDEEEQLVEEEEQLIDEEEANRWRRADKEEEKIIDEEEKLIYEEEQIIDEEEQIIDEEEQIIDEEAQIIDEEEQIIYEEQIIDEEEQIIDEEERIVDEEEQIIDEEEQIMDEEEQIIDEEEQLIDEEEQIIDEEEQIMDEEEQLIDEEEQLIDKEEQLIDKEEQLIDKEEEKIIDEEEKLIDEEEQLIDKEQLIDEKEQIIDEEEQIMDEEEEKIIDEEEKLIDKEEQIIEEEEQIIDEEAQIIDEEEQIIDEEEQIIDEEH